In the genome of Arachis hypogaea cultivar Tifrunner chromosome 9, arahy.Tifrunner.gnm2.J5K5, whole genome shotgun sequence, the window TCCGAATATCGATATTCACTGTAGCGCGAGCGCCAGAGAGTTGGAGATTCTCATGTTAATGTTTTGGTCACATAAAAAACCATTTGGCGCGGTTCCTGACGAGGAATTCAGAAGATAATTTCTTCAGGTAACTTCACTCACctcaattccttcaatttcatgCATTACTTTTCTCCGTTCTGCTGTTTCCTTTATTCAATGTGGCCCCTGTGCCCAAGTTTTCGTCTTTTGCGTTTGCCATCACCAAGCGCGGCAGAAAATTCATAATGCCATTTCATCATAATTCTTGTGAAGATCGGATATTTTTCACCTCTCATTAATTCCCATTTActtctatttttcaattttttattcgcTACACAAGTTTGTTAATTCTTGCTATTCCCAGGGTATGAAATGGGTGCCAGTAACTTATCCTTCGACCAAGTGCTTGTGGAAATGCTTGAAATGGGTTTTGAGTATTCCAGCATTGTAGAAGCCATTAAAACAGTGGGTTTGTCTATTCCCAATGTTGTGGAGCATATCTTGACGGCTGGTAGTGGTAGTGGTAGAGCTACAACCAGCTCCAAAGCTTCCACTACCACCATACAGCCTTCGAAATTTCGTGCTCCTCATGGAAAAGCACTCAAGAGAAAAGCTTTGTCCTCGACCAGCCAAGTTCGGCAGTCGAGCATATTAGACCATTTTCATACCAATGATAAGTCCACTGTGTGCAATAAGATACATGATGTGGCAATTGTTGATCTAGAAATGGTGAATGAGCACGATGAGCCTATCTCTGAAATGCCTGATGATGTGACCGTGATGCCGGGGCAAATTGTAACTGCTCCAATGGAAAATTTCGTTGTTATGTCTGATTGGGAGACGAGAGTTGGTGGTCTCTTACAGAAGCATTTTGGGATTTTGTGTTTGAAGAGTTTTCAGAAGGAAGCGCTGAACGCATGGGCAGCTCATAAGGACTGCCTTGTCCTTGCTGCAACAGGATCTGGTTCATTCTTTAGCTCTAAGTGTCCCTTCTGTGTTGCTTGCTAAATTTCTATGTTGTACTTGCATTTATGGTGATGTTTTTGCAGGGAAATCATTGTGCTTTCAGGTTCCTGCATTGTTAACTGGGAAAGTGGTGGTTGTGATATCCCCATTAATAAGCTTGATGCATGATCAATGCTTAAAGCTAGCAAGACATGGAGTCAGCGCTTGCTTTCTTGGGTCTGGGCAACCTGACAATACTGTTGAAAAGAAAGCAATGAGAGGCATGTACAGCATAATATATGTTTGTCCAGAGACTGTCCTAAGGTATGGTTTGGCTGTTTGGGGTCTTTGAGAAGCTCATTAAGTATCTTTTGAAGTCTTCATTTTTGTTTGTCTTTTCATTCTTTATTATGTTCTAATTGCAATGCAATCCCATGTAGATTAATACAACCACTGCAGAAGCTTGCAGAAAGTCGTGGTATTGCATTGTTCGCAATTGATGAGGTGCATTGTGTTTCTAAATGGGGTCATGATTTCCGTCCAGACTATAGGTATCCTCTGTTTGatgcttcttttatttatttatttttattttaggattCTCTATGCTGGAAATGAATTGGATAGAAACAAAGATCAAAGATCAATGATCAATTGTTAGATTAATTTGACTGATTATCTTATTCGTcacttttcttctttgtttcctGCATACCTTCACGATTTCTTAAATGCCTTTATTCTGCTGTCAGAAGTATGATCTATACATAAAATGCCTTTCACTTGTTTCAGCCGATTATCTGTGCTGAGGGAAAATTTCAGTACCAGCAAACTTAAATTCCTGGAATTTGACATACCTTTGATGGCCTTGACAGCTACAGCTACACACAGAGTTcaagaagatattttaaaatcattaCGCATGTCAAAGGAAACAATTTTTGTGCTTACATCTTTTTTTCGATCTAATTTACGCTTCATGGTGAGTTTTATGTTTATGACTTTCATGCTAGCATCCGCTTATAACCTGTTACTATAGTCTATATATACTTAAGATTCATTGTGGCTTCAAACAGGTAAAGCACAGTGGAACTTCACAAGCCTTTTATGAGAAAGATTTTCATGAATTGATCAAAGTATATGGTAGCAAGCTAAattccaataaaaataaaaaggcttTCATCTCAAAGGACTCGGATGATGTTTCCAGCAGCTCTGGTGCTGCTGGAATCTCTGATAATGATGATGTTTCTCCTTATGATGTGGATAACAACCATGATGATTATGGTGGCAGAGACGTTAATGTAATACACTCAGGAAACACAGACAATCTTGTAAAGGGAAAAGAGTTGTCTGTCGAGTTTCTGGAAAATGACAACGATGACTGTCAAAGCGTGGATGACTGGGATGGTATTACACTTTCTGGCATTTTTTTTACTTGAGTTATTGTTCATATTTAGCATAAAACTGAAAGCAATTTCAGTGCCAGTGGTGAAGAACTTCAATCTCATTGAACATTTGTGACTCTcaatttgttttttgtttttataaatgCAGTTACCTGTGGTGAATTTTGTTCTCAATATCGTCCGAAGGACTGGGAGTTATCTGAGATACATGATCCACCCAAGGAACCAGAAGGAAGTCTGAAAGTACTTAAAGGTCCTTTGGAGCAAGGACTGGCAATCATATATGTACCAACGAGAAAAGAAACGCTGAAAATTGCAAAGTATCTATGCAAGTTTGGCGTGAAGGCTGCTGCCTATAATGCAGCGGTATGAGATTATACTCAATCTTGTTTAAGTAGATggtcatttaaaaatttaatttttaatcaattgGACTTTATCATGTTGATCATGTTTTAAACACAATGAAGTACAGTACATAATTTCCAATGGATGTCTCCTATATACTATAGGGAGGAGAATAATTTAATTACCTGTTATTCTTAATTGGTTTCTAGGCTCTACTGTGGAATTCATTGAAAAGAGCTTGGTAGCTAGTTTTACATTATTCTCTTATAAATTTTTGCTGCATGTTCAACTATCAAGATTTGAATTATGTTATCTGTTAGATGTGAAACTAATTTATGAGCTGAATTTCTATCTCCAGCTGCCCAAATCACATCTAAGAAGGGTTCACAAAGAATTTCATGAAAATACCATAGAGGTATGGATCTTGAATCTGACAGAACAATAATAGATGTCtgactttaaaatttttatgaaggcAAATGAATAGTGTTTTATATTTGAATTCAGGTTGCCAGTTATCAGTTATCGTAAtcatttgttaattttaaaatatgatgTGACAAAGACTTCAGAAATTTAAGTTacagtattattttaatttcttgtctcAGTGATAGTGTGGTGCCATTTGCACCATTGTTATGAAAATTCAGAAACAACTGCATGGAACACAATCAATAAAACACAAACAAGTATTTTCTTTTAGCTTGTTATGTCGGATTTGGATGGTTCATGAGTTTGACTTATTTTCATGCATAAACACTTCTATTTATATACATGTCTGGTCCTTTCTTTTATAAGATTTTGCAACTTTGGCTCTTTGAAATCCTGCCAAACCTATTATGCATCAAAGCATGACTGTTTCTTTGTAATAATCTTGTTATTGCTTAAGTCACATTATAtaccaaaataataattaaaggatCAAGTTTCTTATAATTTTGGTGATATGAAGCCATGGATTTGAATTAATTTTACCGATATTCTCTGTGTTTGCTACCAATCACTCTTCCTTTTCACCTTTACTTCATTGGTTTGTAGGGAACCATAATAAGGTTTTCCAAATGACAGGAATGCATTTATGTTTATCATTTTCAGGTTGTTGTTGCAACAATAGCATTTGGCATGGGGATTGACAAGCCAAATGTCAGAAGAATCATCCACTATGGTTGGCCACAGGTCTCTTTGTCAAAAATTTATCTGTATCTGTGTTCATTCGATGCACCCTTGATTTCATTTTTTATGGAGATATCTAAAACTATTGAATATGTAATTTGATCAGAGTTTGGAAGCCTACTACCAAGAAGCTGGTCGGGCTGGTCGAGATGGGAAATTAGCAGACTGCAGTAAGTTTAATCATTATAGAGGCAATTTTTATCTCATGATGCAAGTTTCATTCCTAGCTTTCTTTTCAAATCTACCCGTATTCCCTTGACTTGCACTGAATTAGTAGGTTGCTTACTGATTCATTCTTTTTCACCACTTAGCCATTTCTCAAGCCTCctactctcttttttctcttttacatttcttgctcctACTGCACTTCCAGTTCTATTTGCAAACCTAGCGAGAGTTCCATCACTTTTGCCTAGTCGAAGAAGTGAAGATCAGACAAAACAAGCATATATCATGTTGTCTGACTGTTTCAGGTTTGTTTTGATGCATACacctctatatttttttcttgtaGTTATGATACATAATCTTGTGGTATATTGTCCAGATACGGAATGAACACGTCATGCTGTCGAGCAAAGACACTTGTGGAATACTTTGGAGAGGAATTCAGTCATAGAAAATGTCTCTTGTATGTAAATTCTGGCCTCAGTGCCATATAGATCCTGTAGCAATGTATTTCAAATTCTACCAATATCTAGTAATTTGATATCTTATTtattctatttgtttattcatttgttgtggTAATTATGTGGTGTTGCGATCTACTTATGCTATGGCTGTGTTGACTGATAGGATGTTGAATCTTTTGAGTTGCTGACTAATGCTGTTGTCACTGTCTTGATGCACCCTGTTTCATGTAGATGTGATGTGTGTGTTGATGGACCGCCTCAAAGGCAGAATATGAAAGACGAGGCGTGTATATTACTACAAACTATTGCTGCTAGTCATGTATGTCAAGTAGTTTCAATTTCACCAAGTGAACTTGCAATTAATTCTCAAAAATGAATTACATTGTAGTATTGTGTAGTATTTTCCGGATATGTGGACCTTAGCACCATCTTGCACATATTCTATGTATCTCTAGCTCTCATTGAATTTCaataggataaaataaatttCATAAATGCTCTGTTTTCTGCACCTTTTCGTATTTACTTTTAATAGCTTTGATCTTGAAAGTGAACTTTTGGATCCAACGCTTGGTATATATGAAATTGTTACGGTCCAGAAATTATGTTTTCTACATTCGATATCATCAGCAAAAAGGAACTAAAGCAACATGGATGTTGATTTGTCAGGCATGTAGTTATTCCATGGATTTTTCATATGATGATGATGTACATCTTGAATATGGATATGGAAGACGTGGAGAGAGGTCATGTCTTAAGAATATTGTCGGAAAGATACGGGAGCAGGTGAACCCACTTTATCCACATTGTTTTGCATGATGTTCTATGTTGCTGTAAACTGATGTGAATTGTTTTCATATTATGCATATATGCAGTCTCAAAAGTTTCTAAACACTGATATATTATTGTGGAGAGGTCTCTCTCGGATTTTGGAAGCTAAAGGATACATCAGGGAGGGAGATGACAAGGTATTGTTTTGTTTGTACGGTCTAATAATAACATGTCCTTATCCAATTTGTGTTGCAAAATCCTATGATCATATTGCATGATTGAGTGTTAGTTTGTGCTTCAAAACTTAAAAAGGTTAAGAAATATAAACCATACTCATAAGCATTGAATACAAGGAGGAAATAAAACATTATGGTGTGTCTTCATGTTACCATTCATGCGCTGTCTTGTTACATGCATGCTGTCATTAGCTGTGACTGTAAATTGGTAATTCAACTTTGGTTTTTATCTCGTCGCAGACCCATGTTCAGATAAAATTTCCGGAGCCAACAAAATTGGGATTGGAATTTATCAGGTCCATGAGTGAAGAAGCTTTCTATGTTTACCCAGAGGCAGATATGTTGCTTGCAGCAAAAACTCACAAACCGCATTCCTCATTACCATACTCCTCATTCTCTGAATGGGGTAAAGGTTGGGCTGATCCTGAGATCCGTCGCCAGCGTCTGGAAAGAATGCAAGTCAATAAAAAGCCAGAGACGCTGAGAAGTCCCAGGAAACGTCGAAAGAGAAAAGCCAATAAAATGAAACACGATATGAGGACTTCTCGAGGAAGACTTGAAGCAAAACTCACAAAATATAAGTGATTTACGAGGCTATCGTGTGCAGTTATTCTAACATTAACATACAATTTACTCTGGCATATAGAAGTGAATTAATTCATGGTCATTGCAATTTCTTCAAGGATAATTATGGAGTCTGGATCAGAGATATAATTTAATGGTTACTATTCTTGCTTATCTGTGGAAGAAAACCACATATTAGGGAACTGAGAACCCACCAAACTGGTTCAGATCTTTGTCTTAAGTCATTGATCACAACAAATGGATTGCTGCTAATCCAATAATCAAGATATCATTTTCTATGTATGTCCTCCATGAGGGGGTGTTGAAATGTGTTGAGATTGTTAGATAGTGGTTAGTAGTTTAAGTGATGCATTTATGAATAGTAGTTGAATAAGTGCTCTATATTTATTCTTTATATATGTGGTTTTTTCTCTCGTAGTAATATACAACTATACACAAgtaatatattatctttttccTTTTGTCTAGTTACTCTATTATTTCTACTGGGTTACTATGAATCTTAACACGTGATGCTTGAATTTTCCTGTCACAATTTTAtggaaaaattaaaggaaatcgtAAGAAAGCTCTAGGTTCtactaataaattaaactttAGGCTAATTGTTTGTTCAAAGTTGGCTAGATATAAGGGTGGCCTTGATACTCGGTTTGCTAATATGGAAAAGGTAGCAAAGTGGAAAgaatagataataaattaaaGCTAAAGTAAAGATGTAAACCCAAGGTGAAGCAAGGTATAACAAGAGAGAAAtcctacattattattattatatttgctcATATATCCTCCATGGTTTTGCGGAAGGCATGAACATGGGCTATAACAACATAGTGTATGCCATAATAGGCTTCTCTACATCGTTCTTGTTTTGTGTTCCAACCATCAAGAGATGGCAAAGGAAGCAAGTGGCTGCAGAAAAGCTAAAACTCATTACGGAGGCTCTTGAAGCGGCTGAAGAAAGAGTAGTGAGATATGAAGAGAGACATGATAGAATTTTGAATCAAATATGTCAGTCTTACTTAACAAACACCGAGCTTGTAAAGGCACTAGACGGGGCTCGAGTAACCATGAACGAGGTATTGGAGTTTGCTGTTCAATTGAGGACAATTCAGCTCAAAATCATTCGCTCTTTCCCTGATGCAATCGATGTCTTCTTGGATACGTCAAAAACAGACAATTGAATAGGTttggctttggcttcttctttttttatatacaagaaaAAATGAAAGATTAGGTGGGAAAACCTAAACCCCATCATTGCGAAGTAATAAACAATTTGGTTCCACTTGGCATTATTGTTGAGTTCTATTCAATGCCTGCTTAAGATTTGGCGCTATTGTTCAACAGATTCCCCCAATCTCTTGCATAATGTATAAAGCATTTAATCCTTTATTGGAGAATAAAAATGTTCATATTTCTTTATGGGAACCATTGTTCGATATAGATCACTGGAACATGTATTAAATGTTTATGAAAACACAATAAAATATAAGGCTTTACTAAATTTCTAATCCAGATGTTCCTCTAAACTTGTTTTCCTTCCAGGTTTgtctttaaaaaaagaaaaaattgcccAGGCCAAATCATACTTACAACATTTTACCCTTCCTTTTTGCTGTGTTAAATTTCGAACAGTAATATTCAATTTACCACATCAAAGGAACATCCACTTTTTCAAGAATCCGGAGACCTGCTGAATTCTGAGAGTTCATAACTTGATTTTGATTCACAATGTAATATATACAACGCAAAGCGATTGACATTGAGACATTAGCAATATACTCGTACTTACACAacttagaaataaaagaaaaaggggaGGGGGTAACAAGGTAAACAGAAAATAAGAGTATTCACAGCAAGGGCCACTGAAGATATATACAAGATGCATTTTTATTAGAATGTCTCATCTGTCTTGAGGAAATTGTAATATTCAAGTTGTGTCATCTCTCCTCCATTTGCAGAATCAAACTGGCATCGATAAAAGCTGCAAAAGAAATTCAATAATCGTCTGCATCAATATTTAACTCCCAGAGATGGAGAGCCATATAGGAAAAGAACATTCTATTTCTTGTAGGTTGATCGTCTGAAAAAGTAGACACCCTTATTTCGTCTAATTGCTTCATGATATAACTTTCTAAATATACGATGTTTAACAGTCATAACTCATAATAAACCATTAACAGATAAAGAAATTATTATTAGCAAAATATAACCAATGACAATATTGAAGAACCATTTGAACCCCAAACCCTCAAACAAACAAGAATCGTCAGTCTTATCGAGCAATGTTAGCATGCAATGCACAAGAATGAATGAGAAAACTACTAAAGACCTTTGATTTAATGTAACATGAATGTTAGGGAGTCAAATGTGAAAATGACTGATCCTGGAGCTAGTAATGTTGTCAGAGGGGGGAATCAAATCATTCTTCATGCAGAGGCCTATTTTAGCGAAATAAGAAGGAACTTAAAGAAAAATGTTGACATTCGGAAAGGCAACTGGCCAGGGCAATTAGGGAAAGACTCTTGTAACTAACTCTGCCATCTTGGCATAGTAAGTGTAATTCTATTATAGGTGAGGGGAGTAGGTATTTCAAATGGAGGAAGAGAACCAAGTGGAGTATCCCAAAAAAATTGGAAATAGAATTCTGTAGGAAAGCACCAAGCCTCTCGAATTCTCAACAGCCAGTTTAGGTTTCAGTGGAAAATAATGCAATTTCAAAGGAGGAGGTTTGCATCCCAACTGGTATAGGCTAAATCCTATAGAGGTATTCTTCTGCACTTCACCGTTTTATTGGTATTACTGATACCGATTTCTTACAAACACCTACAAGAAAAAGGATTTGCAATGGCAAACTGAGAAGGGCAAAGATATCATTGATTACTGAAAGTACCTGCCATCCATGCCTAGTATAACAATAGTATTCTTTTGATGGCCAAAGGCAACAATATGCTGCAAACCTTCCTGCAGGCGAAACTGAGCCACAGACCACTCTGAGCTAAAGTACTTGGGTAAAACACctgtaaaatatttttcatcaataAATGTTGCTTTAATTCTTACGTGTTCTGAAAAAGGCATCTAATTTCATATATGATGCTGACATAGTTCATggtagaaaaatacacaaaccttTCATAAATTTAAGAGATGAAACAGCTGTTGGGGAACTAGGATTTGACTCGGATGAACTATTCGATCTGTCAAGCCCCAAAAGTCCAGAATCAACCTTTAAGTTGAAGACATGAACGGTCCCCTTATCACTCGAAACAGCTAGCCACTGTGCAGTAGGAGAGAAGGCAAGGCTGTATATTTCCGCACGGTCTGCACCTCTCCGCACCTGGAATCCCATCCCACTAATTTACAATCAAACTTTCAAAACATATTAAGCGTTAATTAGCATTTCAAAGTCCAAACTGTAAGACATCAACACCAAATGCATATCATTAGGTTGACAAACCAACTCTAATATCGTAATCCTAGCAACCGAACAGATAAATCAATTCTTAAAAATATCCATATAGCAGAACAATCACATTCCCCATGAACAACGTCAATTAAATTTCATTTGAATAGGCAAAGAAACACTAGAAAGGCAACAACAAAAAGTCATTTTCCTATTAGTTAAAGCCAACTATAAATCAAACCACGCTCAAGCAAACTATGATAAGCTACATCCTTAGACATGCCATTCAATTGATATTTCCTTACATGCAGCAGGAATCTACTCTAATCTCTCTATGATACAACATCTGCTAAATTCATATCATCAACAATTTTAAGCATTAGCACAATTTTTCTACTTGGTCTTTGCCTTTGCTATCTGAATCCTCTTAGCCTTAACAAAAATCGATTAATACAACTTAAGCTCAAGACCACTAAAAATGGATAAAGCTTGTTTACCACTTGACCAACCCGGTGTTGGTAGCATTTAACACATTCAAATTTTCACTTGGAATCAAAAGATTCACTCTCAGAAACTCtgagtaaaaaatttttttttttttggtttccaacCCCACCCGATAGACTAAAGACTAATCCATTGCGGGTCTGAGCTCCATTTGCGGGTTTGACACTGGCAAATGGATTGCTGCATGCATAAAAGGTGGGATTCGAATTCAGCTGACCAGTGAGCTAACGACTTTACCAACTTGAGTAAAATCAAATTCTGATCATAACAAATTGCATACCAAGAAAACCAATCTGATCAGAAGTTACCAATCAAGATTCCAAAACAAAGAAACCAACTCTTCTGTTTCTCACCTCTTGCAACAAGGACCCATCTAACGTATTGAAAACCCTCACCAAGGTTCCTTTACTGCTTGCAGTAGCGAGCAACCTCCCATCCTGCGTGAGCGAGAAGCACGTGATCCTCGAGTCATGAGCCATGATGAATTTTGTCCTCTTTGAGGCGTAATGCTCAACTCTAACCTGCCCCTTCTGCAACCCAGGGCACGCAAGAACCATCGTCCCGGACAAGTGCGAAACCTCGCACAAACCCTTAGGGTTCGCAATTGTCTCAATTTGGTGAAGAACCTTCAGGTCGGCAAAATTGTACACGAAAATCTTGTGCGCGAGAACTACAACGATTCGGTCTCTTCGGAGGCAAACGCCTTTGACCTCGGAGCGGAATGAGAGCTCGCCAATGCACCGCGACTGGTGGTCGTCCCAGATCATGACCTTGTTCGGAGGGTGGCGAGGGTCAGGTCCGCCGCCGACGAAGGCGAGGATGTTGCACCGGAAGAGCATGTGAACGAGAGAGGTGCCGCCGCCTGGGCCGAAGTCACGGCGGAATATCTCGCGGAAAGGATCGCAGTTGTAGATGCGGAAGCCGCGGTCGGTGCCGGCGGCGAAGCAGCCAGAGTCTTGGTTGAAGGAGAGGTGGAGGAGGGAAGGGGCGGTGGCGATGGCGGTTCCGGTTCCGGTTCCGGTTCGGGTTGGGTCAGGGGATGCGGGTTGGGGTTGGTTAGGAGGGGATTCGTCGTTATCGTCGGGGTCGGGGGAGTGAAGGGGCATTAGGGTTTGTTGGGTGTCGGACATTTGAGGACAATTCGGGAATTTCAAAGGTTATTTCTGTTGCTGTGGGAGATGAAGGACTGAAGGTGATTTGATTGAATGATATTGGAATTGAAGGGAAAGGTTTTGATTGTTATCTTGGGGTTTGGGAAATCAAAATTCAGAGGGTATTGGTGAGAACTGAGAAAGAACGAAAGGAAGGAAGGTTTGTGCGTTGTGTGGTTTGTTTCCGAAGCTACACAGGAAAGCAAGCGTGTTAGAGGGGTTTGTTTAGCTGAATTGAACGCTTGTAAAGCTAGCTGGGTTAATGAGTTAAAGAGGTTTTCTTAGGCAGTTAGCATCAATGTTTAGAAaatcggaccggtcatcaaatTGCTCTAATAACTggtttattagtttattggtctAATCGGtctaaccagtggttcaaccaaaaaaatcattttagaatagaataataaataaattataaataaacatcctaaaatataattatagtctaatataaatcttaaaatatcttcgaaatttaaaagttaaaacactacataaaatatcaACCAAAtatatatgatcttatcaaaatccaaactcaaaagttaaatagtaataaaagcatatctaaatattaaatctcAACATCAtggtttatcaatcatca includes:
- the LOC112710812 gene encoding ATP-dependent DNA helicase Q-like SIM; its protein translation is MGASNLSFDQVLVEMLEMGFEYSSIVEAIKTVGLSIPNVVEHILTAGSGSGRATTSSKASTTTIQPSKFRAPHGKALKRKALSSTSQVRQSSILDHFHTNDKSTVCNKIHDVAIVDLEMVNEHDEPISEMPDDVTVMPGQIVTAPMENFVVMSDWETRVGGLLQKHFGILCLKSFQKEALNAWAAHKDCLVLAATGSGKSLCFQVPALLTGKVVVVISPLISLMHDQCLKLARHGVSACFLGSGQPDNTVEKKAMRGMYSIIYVCPETVLRLIQPLQKLAESRGIALFAIDEVHCVSKWGHDFRPDYSRLSVLRENFSTSKLKFLEFDIPLMALTATATHRVQEDILKSLRMSKETIFVLTSFFRSNLRFMVKHSGTSQAFYEKDFHELIKVYGSKLNSNKNKKAFISKDSDDVSSSSGAAGISDNDDVSPYDVDNNHDDYGGRDVNVIHSGNTDNLVKGKELSVEFLENDNDDCQSVDDWDVTCGEFCSQYRPKDWELSEIHDPPKEPEGSLKVLKGPLEQGLAIIYVPTRKETLKIAKYLCKFGVKAAAYNAALPKSHLRRVHKEFHENTIEVVVATIAFGMGIDKPNVRRIIHYGWPQSLEAYYQEAGRAGRDGKLADCILFANLARVPSLLPSRRSEDQTKQAYIMLSDCFRYGMNTSCCRAKTLVEYFGEEFSHRKCLLCDVCVDGPPQRQNMKDEACILLQTIAASHACSYSMDFSYDDDVHLEYGYGRRGERSCLKNIVGKIREQSQKFLNTDILLWRGLSRILEAKGYIREGDDKTHVQIKFPEPTKLGLEFIRSMSEEAFYVYPEADMLLAAKTHKPHSSLPYSSFSEWGKGWADPEIRRQRLERMQVNKKPETLRSPRKRRKRKANKMKHDMRTSRGRLEAKLTKYK
- the LOC112710813 gene encoding autophagy-related protein 18a translates to MSDTQQTLMPLHSPDPDDNDESPPNQPQPASPDPTRTGTGTGTAIATAPSLLHLSFNQDSGCFAAGTDRGFRIYNCDPFREIFRRDFGPGGGTSLVHMLFRCNILAFVGGGPDPRHPPNKVMIWDDHQSRCIGELSFRSEVKGVCLRRDRIVVVLAHKIFVYNFADLKVLHQIETIANPKGLCEVSHLSGTMVLACPGLQKGQVRVEHYASKRTKFIMAHDSRITCFSLTQDGRLLATASSKGTLVRVFNTLDGSLLQEVRRGADRAEIYSLAFSPTAQWLAVSSDKGTVHVFNLKVDSGLLGLDRSNSSSESNPSSPTAVSSLKFMKGVLPKYFSSEWSVAQFRLQEGLQHIVAFGHQKNTIVILGMDGSFYRCQFDSANGGEMTQLEYYNFLKTDETF